From a region of the Odoribacter splanchnicus DSM 20712 genome:
- a CDS encoding RagB/SusD family nutrient uptake outer membrane protein, with amino-acid sequence MKKHLLKLSFLIVTASMFCACDSFLDKQPSATSDAPITEVSQLLSLYDYVTNTYEYDYPGVYATDDYGVPLALYDASPITFGADQMSLYALSSEVMETTTGNNVWEYEYAKIFNANTIIASVGSVNGSQEEKDEALCNAYLMRGWSFFRLATVHCLPYSEANRSEMGLPLRLGTLFTEDISRATLGKTFDRILDDFREAEKYCVVDRVQEGFAWRASKCAIYGAFARVYLYMNDYDNATTYVDKALALAPGLYDYNNLDWATPVPYPATGTMAEDTLHYCETHNWNLQKIYKWSEWIYIRLQYLATQWHSPSQELLDCYVDGKNDRRFDLFYVEHGNRRFSVAYDWYRYNQLYDDRYAISGLTAAELVLMKAELQARSANWQDALVTLAPLREARFLPGTATVLTAASQSEALKQVLLERRREMPFTLRLMDIKRFAASVTPDDDVTIRREFYKVTQSGVDPSQKVQINVKGDDRRLAIPIPQQDIQNSQGAIVQNPF; translated from the coding sequence ATGAAAAAGCATTTATTGAAATTATCGTTCCTGATAGTCACGGCGAGTATGTTCTGTGCGTGCGATTCGTTTTTGGACAAGCAGCCGTCGGCAACGAGCGACGCCCCTATTACCGAGGTATCGCAATTGCTTTCCCTTTATGATTATGTGACAAACACGTATGAATACGATTATCCCGGAGTGTATGCCACCGATGATTACGGTGTGCCCTTGGCACTGTACGATGCTAGTCCCATTACTTTTGGGGCTGATCAGATGAGTTTGTATGCCTTGAGCAGCGAAGTTATGGAAACAACGACAGGCAATAACGTTTGGGAATACGAATACGCCAAGATATTCAATGCCAATACGATCATTGCCTCTGTTGGTTCTGTAAACGGTTCGCAGGAAGAAAAAGACGAGGCGTTGTGCAATGCCTATTTGATGCGAGGCTGGTCGTTTTTCCGCTTGGCTACCGTCCACTGTCTGCCATACAGTGAGGCCAACCGCAGCGAGATGGGGCTGCCGTTGCGTTTGGGTACGCTTTTCACAGAGGATATCTCGCGTGCTACGCTGGGGAAGACCTTTGACCGGATTCTTGATGACTTCCGCGAGGCGGAAAAATACTGTGTGGTGGACCGGGTACAGGAAGGCTTTGCCTGGAGGGCGTCCAAATGTGCCATTTACGGAGCTTTTGCCCGCGTGTATCTTTACATGAACGACTATGACAATGCGACTACCTACGTGGACAAGGCGTTGGCATTAGCTCCGGGACTGTATGACTATAACAATCTGGATTGGGCAACACCGGTGCCTTATCCTGCCACTGGCACGATGGCGGAGGATACACTGCACTATTGTGAAACCCACAACTGGAATCTGCAAAAAATCTATAAATGGTCAGAATGGATTTATATCCGTCTGCAATATCTGGCGACGCAATGGCATTCCCCGTCACAGGAATTGTTGGATTGCTATGTTGACGGGAAGAACGACCGCCGTTTCGACCTTTTCTATGTGGAACATGGTAATCGCCGTTTTTCAGTAGCTTATGACTGGTATCGCTACAACCAACTTTATGATGACCGCTATGCCATTTCCGGTTTGACTGCCGCTGAGTTGGTACTGATGAAGGCAGAATTGCAGGCACGTAGTGCCAATTGGCAGGACGCCTTGGTTACACTGGCACCGTTGCGTGAAGCCCGCTTTCTTCCCGGAACGGCTACGGTATTGACCGCCGCTTCGCAGAGCGAAGCTTTAAAACAGGTGTTGCTTGAACGTCGCCGTGAAATGCCTTTTACACTTCGTTTGATGGATATCAAGCGTTTTGCTGCCAGTGTGACACCCGATGATGACGTAACCATCCGACGGGAATTTTACAAGGTTACCCAGAGTGGGGTAGACCCCTCCCAAAAGGTACAGATTAACGTGAAAGGAGACGACCGTCGTTTGGCCATTCCTATTCCGCAGCAGGATATCCAAAATTCGCAAGGTGCCATTGTGCAGAATCCATTTTAA
- a CDS encoding protein-disulfide reductase DsbD N-terminal domain-containing protein produces MKNLFCLCILLLIGSMQMSRASDKIEKQPLKVLYVGGSADIQVLNETISDSTALRKSIADRTAAFGEMLRQYFQTVKVVAAEDWTPEMSRAYDVTVMDGRPKAIKPAWQEKDASGKVIAYHSAVYLPESFDRPMVTIAEVGNTVGRGIGLKSDWYCLCLDADAHHWRAEHPIFKGPFPVKMTVRMCPTPSDAFHYAYFMDEPVPDSVLMWKVQNKGYQTHEGFRVGMVARPWGFEDSPDAEYISSGVCAKTLDAVAIGRHGNFLHWGFAASPADMTEEAKTVFANAIVYISRFAGQKPFVRKYNDRIATREYVKEQLYLSTREAWQERVKSDEEFAAEGLKLKKVVQEKQRRGEKLNRREEMFLNYEPQPPMSYADMLKRYQGELFDLFGEDEAAYARYYRENIDYFYGGEGMYVLSIDEDVKSLGIPYNDKRLLDTAIRLLEKGKETEKANRILHRYTLCRFEAPQEWRTWYEKNKERLFFTESGGWLFMVNTREPDPANDYSARYAQPVQETSSRPAATDDRNPVQMVAGLEKAANGNREIVVRLKIHPGYHIYAYVAESDPFVTTQVELQLPEGWTIVGKPKLPSAKSYNKQGTTVYEDEAIFRYEISGSGQGEAKCTVSYQCCDAHICFPPIEKELKVMLK; encoded by the coding sequence ATGAAAAACCTATTTTGTTTGTGCATATTGCTGTTGATAGGCAGTATGCAGATGAGTCGTGCATCGGATAAAATAGAAAAACAACCGTTGAAAGTCCTGTATGTCGGCGGTTCGGCGGATATACAGGTTTTGAACGAAACAATTAGCGACAGTACGGCTTTGCGCAAAAGCATTGCCGATCGGACAGCGGCATTCGGGGAGATGCTCCGACAGTATTTCCAGACTGTGAAAGTCGTTGCGGCGGAGGATTGGACGCCGGAAATGTCCCGGGCATACGATGTGACCGTGATGGATGGCCGGCCAAAAGCCATCAAACCCGCTTGGCAGGAAAAGGACGCTTCCGGTAAAGTAATCGCTTACCACAGTGCGGTCTATTTGCCGGAAAGTTTTGACCGTCCGATGGTCACGATTGCCGAGGTGGGGAATACCGTCGGGCGCGGCATCGGCTTGAAAAGCGATTGGTATTGTTTGTGCTTGGATGCCGATGCCCACCATTGGCGGGCAGAACACCCGATTTTCAAGGGACCTTTTCCGGTAAAGATGACGGTACGCATGTGTCCGACACCTTCGGATGCTTTTCATTATGCCTATTTTATGGATGAGCCTGTACCGGATTCGGTTCTGATGTGGAAAGTGCAGAACAAAGGTTATCAGACGCACGAAGGTTTTCGGGTAGGGATGGTGGCTCGTCCTTGGGGCTTTGAAGATTCTCCGGACGCGGAATATATTTCCAGTGGCGTTTGCGCCAAAACATTGGATGCAGTGGCTATTGGCCGTCACGGGAACTTCCTGCATTGGGGATTTGCCGCTTCGCCGGCAGATATGACGGAAGAGGCAAAGACGGTATTTGCCAACGCGATTGTCTACATTTCCCGTTTTGCCGGACAGAAACCCTTCGTCCGGAAATACAACGATCGCATTGCTACCCGCGAATATGTGAAAGAGCAGCTTTACTTGTCAACCCGGGAAGCTTGGCAAGAGAGGGTGAAAAGCGATGAAGAGTTTGCTGCAGAGGGTTTAAAACTGAAAAAAGTGGTTCAGGAAAAACAGAGGCGTGGTGAGAAATTGAACCGCAGGGAAGAGATGTTCCTAAACTATGAACCGCAACCGCCGATGAGTTATGCCGATATGTTGAAACGTTACCAGGGAGAGCTGTTCGATTTGTTTGGCGAGGACGAAGCGGCCTATGCCCGTTATTACCGTGAGAACATAGATTATTTTTATGGAGGTGAAGGCATGTATGTGCTGAGTATTGACGAAGATGTGAAGAGCCTTGGCATTCCCTATAACGACAAACGCTTGCTTGATACTGCCATCCGGTTGCTGGAAAAAGGGAAAGAGACCGAAAAGGCCAACCGCATCCTGCATCGCTATACCCTTTGCCGCTTTGAAGCTCCGCAGGAGTGGCGGACTTGGTATGAGAAGAACAAAGAGCGTCTTTTTTTTACGGAATCCGGGGGCTGGCTTTTTATGGTGAATACTCGCGAACCTGATCCTGCCAACGATTACAGCGCACGTTATGCACAACCGGTACAGGAAACATCGTCCCGACCGGCCGCCACGGATGACCGGAATCCTGTGCAGATGGTTGCAGGGCTTGAAAAGGCAGCGAACGGCAACCGGGAGATTGTGGTCCGCCTGAAAATCCATCCGGGCTATCACATTTATGCTTATGTTGCTGAGAGCGATCCCTTTGTTACCACGCAGGTAGAGCTCCAATTGCCGGAGGGGTGGACGATTGTCGGTAAACCGAAACTCCCTTCCGCCAAGTCGTATAATAAACAAGGTACCACCGTTTATGAAGATGAAGCCATTTTCCGGTACGAAATCTCCGGTAGTGGACAAGGGGAAGCAAAGTGTACCGTCAGCTATCAATGCTGTGACGCACACATCTGTTTTCCACCGATTGAAAAGGAATTGAAAGTAATGTTGAAATAA